One genomic window of Arachis hypogaea cultivar Tifrunner chromosome 8, arahy.Tifrunner.gnm2.J5K5, whole genome shotgun sequence includes the following:
- the LOC112707057 gene encoding putative cyclin-D6-1, which translates to MEFELENPFDENYHNLPFEAVSSLFHIESEHIPPSNYFHTLKATDFDISLRTHLISFISQLSCTFDPVLPYLATNYLDRYLANQPILQPKPWTNKLLAISCFSLAAKMLKIEYSPTDVQVLVNNHGDGGVIFEAQTIQRMEAIVLGTLQWRMRSITPFSFIPFFINLLGINDPSFNQVLKDRASQIILKSQTEIKVLEFKPSVIAASALLSASHELFPFQYPCFFRAISDSSYVNKESMLQCYNVIQEMGREEYESSVLNVNSSSDTPVNVLDEHFLSLEESEKTNIAPTTHNKDLKRRSKFTAYGNNNNNNHSLHSHHQC; encoded by the exons atggaGTTTGAGCTTGAGAACCCCTTTGATGAGAACTACCATAACCTTCCCTTTGAAGCTGTCTCCTCCCTCTTCCACATTGAATCTGAACACATCCCTCCCTCCAATTACTTCCACACTCTCAAGGCCACTGATTTTGATATCTCTCTTAGAACACATCTCATTTCCTTCATATCACAG TTGTCCTGCACCTTTGATCCGGTTCTGCCTTACCTTGCCACCAACTATCTAGATCGCTATCTTGCCAACCAACCCATATTG CAACCAAAGCCATGGACCAACAAGCTTCTTGCAATCTCTTGCTTCTCTCTAGCTGCTAAGATGTTAAAGATAGAGTATTCTCCCACTGATGTTCAG GTTCTTGTGAACAATCATGGTGATGGTGGTGTCATATTTGAGGCACAAACAATACAAAGAATGGAGGCCATTGTGTTGGGGACACTACAATGGCGTATGCGTTCCATAACACCATTCTCATTCATCCCTTTCTTCATCAACTTGTTGGGCATCAATGACCCTTCATTCAACCAGGTACTCAAAGATAGGGCCTCCCAGATCATATTGAAGTCACAAACAG AGATAAAGGTTTTAGAATTCAAGCCATCTGTAATTGCAGCATCAGCTCTACTGTCTGCTTCACATGAGTTGTTTCCCTTTCAGTATCCATGCTTCTTTCGAGCAATATCTGATTCTTCATATGTAAATAAA GAGAGCATGTTGCAGTGCTATAATGTGATACAGGAAATGGGTAGAGAGGAGTACGAATCATCTGTGTTGAATGTGAATTCAAGTTCAGACACACCGGTTAATGTATTGGATGAACATTTTCTGAGCTTGGAAGAAAGTGAAAAAACCAACATTGCTCCCACCACACACAATAAGGACCTCAAAAGAAGATCAAAGTTCACTGCTTAtggtaacaacaacaacaacaaccactccCTCCATTCTCACCATCAATGCTAG